A stretch of the Vigna radiata var. radiata cultivar VC1973A chromosome 7, Vradiata_ver6, whole genome shotgun sequence genome encodes the following:
- the LOC106766715 gene encoding uncharacterized protein LOC106766715 — MEMTMSATTCYSMIRFSGVLRTTFVSPYPNRKCAKRVVRIFSTCASPFTSTVDPIIVHSSQFQVLASNLSAASVPQRSEEWFALRKDKLTTSTFSTALGFWKGGRRGELWHEKVFASEAQIMEVSKNSAMEWGTLNEAVAIEQYKKITGNEVSSMGFVVHSKQSYDWLGASPDGVLRGSPEVGLLEVKCPYNKGKPEAGLPWSSMPFYYMPQVQGQMEIMDCEWVDLYCWMPNGSTIFRVLRQREYWNLIHEILREFWWENVVPAREVLLLGREEEVKSYKPASTHKKTGLAIAKSIKLASETKLLCRELAGHIEFFS, encoded by the coding sequence ATGGAGATGACAATGTCAGCAACGACTTGTTACAGTATGATTAGATTCAGTGGCGTTCTCCGGACAACATTTGTGTCACCATATCCCAACAGAAAGTGTGCAAAAAGAGTAGTGAGAATATTTTCCACGTGTGCCTCACCATTTACTTCTACAGTTGACCCTATCATTGTCCACTCCTCTCAATTTCAAGTATTGGCTTCCAACCTTTCGGCAGCCAGTGTCCCCCAACGGTCAGAGGAGTGGTTTGCCCTTCGCAAGGACAAGCTTACTACTAGCACATTCAGTACTGCGTTAGGTTTCTGGAAAGGGGGCCGTCGCGGTGAGCTGTGGCACGAGAAGGTGTTTGCATCGGAGGCACAAATCATGGAAGTTTCTAAGAATAGCGCCATGGAATGGGGAACACTCAATGAAGCAGTGGCTATAGAACAATATAAAAAGATCACAGGTAATGAAGTGAGCTCAATGGGGTTTGTAGTTCATTCGAAGCAGTCTTATGATTGGCTTGGTGCGTCCCCTGATGGGGTTCTTAGGGGCTCTCCAGAAGTTGGACTATTAGAAGTTAAGTGCCCTTATAACAAGGGCAAACCTGAGGCTGGCTTGCCTTGGTCAAGCATGCCTTTTTACTACATGCCTCAAGTGCAAGGGCAGATGGAGATAATGGATTGTGAGTGGGTTGATTTGTATTGCTGGATGCCAAATGGAAGCACTATATTTCGCGTGCTGAGGCAGCGTGAGTATTGGAACTTGATACATGAGATTCTACGTGAGTTTTGGTGGGAAAATGTGGTTCCTGCAAGGGAAGTTCTACTGTTGGGACGTGAAGAAGAGGTGAAATCATATAAGCCTGCATCTACACACAAAAAGACAGGATTAGCTATTGCAAAGAGCATAAAATTGGCTAGTGAAACAAAGCTGTTATGCAGAGAACTTGCTGGCCATATTGAATTTTTTAGTTGA